A section of the Gemmatimonas aurantiaca genome encodes:
- the rpsK gene encoding 30S ribosomal protein S11, whose translation MATAKKTKRVVEAEGIAHVSATFNNTTITITDMHGNAVSWGSAGKAGFKGSKKSTPFAATVASEQCAREALTLGVRRVHVRVQGPGSGRESAIQALAAAGLTVKSIRDVTPIPHNGCRPPKRRRV comes from the coding sequence ATGGCTACCGCGAAGAAGACCAAGCGCGTCGTCGAGGCGGAAGGCATCGCCCACGTCAGCGCCACGTTCAACAACACGACCATCACGATCACCGACATGCATGGCAATGCGGTGTCGTGGGGATCGGCCGGCAAGGCCGGTTTCAAGGGGTCGAAGAAGTCCACGCCGTTCGCCGCCACGGTGGCGTCCGAGCAGTGCGCGCGCGAAGCGCTCACGCTCGGCGTGCGCCGCGTGCATGTGCGCGTGCAGGGGCCTGGCTCAGGTCGCGAATCGGCCATCCAGGCGCTCGCCGCTGCCGGGCTCACCGTGAAGTCCATCCGTGACGTCACGCCGATCCCGCACAACGGCTGCCGTCCCCCCAAGCGCCGGAGGGTGTGA
- the rpsD gene encoding 30S ribosomal protein S4, whose amino-acid sequence MARYTGPSCRQCRREGTKLFLKGTKCFTEKCPVERRPYAPGQHGQATARRKKMSEYAKQLREKQKIKRIYGVSEKQFRNTFEKVATQGGITGHNLVAALETRLDNVVFRMGFAPSRKAARQLIRHRHIEVKGRLLDIPSYQVRPGEEVRVKQSSRELVLVQGAMEQASRGASLSWIAVDKESFSGRVLEKPQRQAVPLAAQEQLVVELYSK is encoded by the coding sequence ATGGCCCGTTACACCGGTCCCAGCTGCCGTCAGTGTCGTCGGGAGGGCACGAAGCTCTTCCTGAAGGGCACCAAGTGCTTCACCGAGAAGTGCCCCGTCGAGCGTCGTCCGTACGCTCCGGGTCAGCACGGTCAGGCCACGGCGCGTCGCAAGAAGATGTCGGAATACGCCAAGCAGTTGCGTGAGAAGCAGAAGATCAAGCGCATCTACGGCGTGTCCGAGAAGCAGTTCCGCAACACGTTCGAGAAGGTGGCCACGCAGGGCGGCATCACCGGCCACAATCTCGTCGCCGCGCTCGAAACGCGTCTCGACAACGTGGTGTTCCGCATGGGCTTCGCTCCGAGCCGCAAGGCCGCGCGCCAGCTCATCCGCCACCGCCACATCGAGGTGAAGGGTCGCCTGCTCGACATCCCGTCGTATCAGGTGCGCCCGGGCGAGGAAGTGCGCGTGAAGCAGTCCTCGCGCGAGCTCGTGCTCGTGCAGGGCGCGATGGAGCAGGCGTCGCGTGGCGCGTCGCTCTCCTGGATCGCGGTCGACAAGGAGTCGTTCTCCGGCCGTGTCCTCGAGAAGCCGCAGCGTCAGGCCGTGCCGCTCGCCGCGCAGGAACAGCTCGTCGTCGAACTGTACTCCAAGTAA